GATGATGTGTGTACTTACACGATGCCGTTAGAACAGCGTGTGCATTGCGGGAGTTTCTGAAGGCCGGGAACGCCACTTGGTAGGGGGCTGCCCAATTTGGGGACGGGTGATCGCACCGGAGATTTCAAGCTCCTCATCCTCTCCGTTGGAGAAACACctgaaataggaaaaaaagttattgcTCGAGTTTCAAACAACACACCACGTGAAACGGACCATCAACGTGCCCGCCTTGACGGTTTGCACTGGCGCTGTAACAAGTGAGCCTCATTATAACCAAAAAAGCTGACATTGCTCGGATACATCCGGGAAGTCTCCCCTGTGGAAAATCCCCCTTTGTGGCCATTTGCTGAATCGGCAGTCAAGCTCTAgcggaaatttaaaaaaaaaaagtctataacAGACCCGTTTTTTTACCGTCCCGAAACGTTGTTTCTTCCCCCTTTGTCAGAGGAGCTATTTAAAGATCCGTGGCTTTCTATCCTTCCCTCCCTAGCCAAACATTCCTCcatgttttccttttcttttgagCGCCGCGTGCGTCTATAAAAGGAAAACTATGTCAACGAGACGTACGGGCCGAGAGTGGATTTATTATGTCGTTATGTTACGGACATTAGGGCGAAGTTCTCGTCTAGGTGCAGACTAGTGGTCTAGCTAGTGTTATCATTGTTATCAATCCCTTTTATTGGTGGCAACTGATGGATTTTATAAAAGTAAAAACTCTAAAATGACCCAGGTGGTCTTACCTGTACGCCTTTTAATTATACTTTTGAACTCTTTGACTCTAACATTGATgtggaaatatattttagacattGTTTGCATTTCTTACGTAGATTTTTGAACTcagttttcaaacttttttttctaacctcCATCCTCAGCCTCCAGGATCCCCTGCAGGTACTTGAAGGACCCAGACTGCTTGGGTTCCGACAGGGGTTCCTCGTAGTCCGTCAGCATCTTGTAGACATGCGAGCGCATGTCTACGCCGTCACGGCCTTGGACGGGAGAGAGTGCGGGAGGCTCGGGGCTTAGGAAAGACATTTTGGGTCAGGGTTCcactttgctttttgtttttcaactctCTTTAACACCCATAATTTATTCATATGCTCACCTGTGTGGGGCGCTAAGGCTGAGTCCTCCCATTTTGCCATGAAGGGATCGGTCTCCGTCGCTGTGGTTGGGGGTGTAGAGCGGGGACGGGTTGTTGTACTGAGCGTGTCCGTTGCCATTGCCGTATGAGTAACTGTGGCCGTTGTTGGATTTGGAATGGCCGTTAAGTGAGTGGTTGTTGGAGTGTTGCTgatgctgctgttgttgttgttgttgttggtggtgatgaggatgaggatgatgcaGTGGGGGCGGAGGGGGCTGTGGTTCCGGGGTGTACGAGGGCTTCCGGCTGTAGTTGGTGTAGCCGCTGGTGATAGGTCTGAAGTTCTGTGGAGAAAGGAGGGATATAAGGAAGGATTTCAATGATtgtgttttagtgccattgatgatgcAGTCTAAAT
This portion of the Stigmatopora nigra isolate UIUO_SnigA chromosome 19, RoL_Snig_1.1, whole genome shotgun sequence genome encodes:
- the pdlim4 gene encoding PDZ and LIM domain protein 4: MPYSVTLKGPSPWGFRLVGGRDFSTPLTISRVTAGSKAAQGDLTPGDTILAINGDVTEHMTHMEAQNRIKNCTQQLTLMISRSGSGERVWSPAVSEDGKTSPYSESDLQNFRPITSGYTNYSRKPSYTPEPQPPPPPLHHPHPHHHQQQQQQQQHQQHSNNHSLNGHSKSNNGHSYSYGNGNGHAQYNNPSPLYTPNHSDGDRSLHGKMGGLSLSAPHSPEPPALSPVQGRDGVDMRSHVYKMLTDYEEPLSEPKQSGSFKYLQGILEAEDGGVSPTERMRSLKSPVRSPVPKLGSPLPSGVPGLQKLPQCTRCSNGIVGTIVKARDKLYHPECFTCDDCGTNLKQRGYFFIEENLYCETHAKARVQPPEGYDVVAVYPNSKVEIM